The sequence ATTTTAAGTACAGGCCTGTTTTAGTGGGGTAAAACATCTTCACGAAAGTATACTTCTTTATGTCATTACAAATGTTGAGTATAGTGACTTTTCTAAATAAGAAAGTCCATTATTCAGTAGAACACAGATGATAGAAGTTGTTTATAGCAACATCTAGCTCTTCTTCATAGTTTAAGTTGGCTTTTTATGGTAAAAGATAGCATGTATCATTTGTCACAGAAATCCATGTTCAGGAGGAGAGCAAAAAGGAGGAAGGTAGTGTTGTGTGCAGTCTACAGTTTGTCTTAGCCTCTGAAGGAAAATGGCGATGTACGTCACTTACAGTTTGTGTTAACCTTTGTTATTATCACAATGACTATTTACATGTTCTATCTTATGCTGATAATAATGCTCATTGTTGCAGGCAGATACAACGAAAACCACAAGCTCCTGCAGTCACTTATGCAACATATCGAGGTTCTGCAAGGATTAGGCAGCTACTGAAAAGTCAGTCAGAGAAGActgaagaaggagaagaaagtactgagaacagaaatgcttcagtgatcaaagaaaatggagaaatccAAACTGTTGTCACTCCAAAATCAGAACActtaacaaaggaaaatggagaagatGACGATAAAGATCATGAAGATGATGTCATAGTAAATTCTTCTACAGTAAAAATGGAATTGAAAAAGTCTGGTGAAGCTCAACATTACTTGCATAGCAATAAACATGAAATAATGCCAAATGCCTCAGCTTCACCTACTGGATCATCCAGTGGAGTAGACTTAAAACATACACCAGCTTTAGAAGCAAACAAAGTTAAGAGGACGTATTCACAAGATTCATTATTGTCATCTAGTAGAAACATTGAGATCGCAACCAATTCTACTCATCAGATTAACAATGCTCCTAGTGCTGTGGACagtttgtttggaaaagaatatGTACTGCTGGGAGAAACAGAAGCTCAAtttcaaatgaacaaaaatgccACTTCtaactgtgaaaatgaaattcactGTAGTGATCACTCCTATCAGCAGTCTGCAGAAAAAATGCAGGATGACAAAGTTAACAAAGAACTCCAGTTGAGCAAGGGAGAATATTGCTGTAATCATCAAATAAATAACCACTCAGAACTAACATCAAATGTACAGACGTATCATTCCAGTACTACGTTCCAGCAGCAAACAGGTGAGCACGCAGGCAGTGCAAATAAAGATAGTGATCCAAGAAAAAGTGATGCACAGAAAATTGTGGCAGCTGCAAAAAGAGAGCAGAATCCACAGAATTTTCTTGCTACTGTTCTTTTACCTCTTGATGAGCAGACATGCACCTCGCTTAGCATggagtccagaggagaagagtgcATAGTCACAGGTAATCTGACTGCTTCAAAGTTAAATCTTAAAAATGATAAAGGCACGACGGTGGACCAGGTGACTTGTAATGAAGAACTGAATGAGTTTGGGAAACCAATGCATGTACAAAAGGAGCATCAATTAAACCTTGTGGAAAACTCTAAAGATACTGCCGCACCACAGCATTTATcttgtcaggaaaaaaagaaggtttTGTCAGAAGCTGCAGTGGAAAATTTTGCTTTATCATGCACACGTGGATGTGAAAATGTGAAATCTAACTTAGATCAGCTGACAGAATCCCTCTCTGTTAGTTTTGAGTCTTCGTTTGAAACAGTTGACTGTTACTCAGcttctcttcatcctgattGCAAATCTGTAAATAAAACTATAGTGAAAAGAGGAGTTGGCTCAAAAGATAAGATAGACACTGTTTCTACTCCTGATCTTGAATGTGAAAAGAGCAAATCCTTTAAGACTGTAGATATGAGCCTCTCAGAAAATTCTACTCCTACCCATGGTACAGTTTCCCATAAAACTGTGCAAGATATTCTTGAAAAATCATTAGTTACGCTTGCAGAAGATAACACATCAAAGGCTGCACCTTGCCCTTTTGTCAGCACTGGAAGAACAGATGATACTACACCTGCTGCTTCTAAAATCAATGAAGCTGGTATGAATGAAATGGCTCTTGCTCCTTTTGAATCTAAGAATTGTATTTCTGAACTTTCCTCTCACATTTCtaaatcacaagaaaaaaatctggaggTTTCTGATTCTGTCCTGGGATGTGAAGGTAAACCTTTGACTGAccatttctctgtcatttctcAAAAAGACATCGTTTCTGCACCTCCAACTAGCTGTGAAAATAGACatattaatatttcttctgaagttgAAAGCAATAACAAGCATGGGATATCATCCCCGGTACTTTATTCTTCATCTGACAACCAAGGAAAAGTGCCTTCTCCTGCCGCTATCTCTGAAAATGGTCAAGTTGCTAGATGGTCTGCTGCTTCCAAGCAGGACGGCTGTGTTCTTGTGACTGCTGAGTGTAAGAGAATAATCCCTGAGAACGGAATGACTGAGACACTTTGCTCAGAAGACCTGAGAGCTTCATGCCCATCCATTTCTCTGGAACCTGAGTTCACCCCAGCTGTGCTCCATCATTTTACTTCTGAAGTAAATGTGCAGGATTTTTGCATCCCCAGGTCCCCTTCACCTACTCAAGAATCCAAAGAAGGCTCAAAACTTTCTATTTCTGCCTTGAAAACATCAGGCATTGCACAAGAGGACTGTAGCTCCTCTGGTCACAGAGTTGGTGTTGAGGCAGAGGATCTATCCTCTGCACAGCAGGCTGATGACAGTGTCTTGGCAGAGGCAGTGCTATCACCTGTGTGTCCCTTGAAAAGGGCATCCAAATCAAAGTGTACTGAGGTGTGCAAAAATGCTGTACAAGAGGTGAATCTTTGTAACCAGACCACTAGTACCTCAGAAGCTTGCTCTGAAACAGGTGaacaaacagctgctgcagctatAGAATCAAATGATCTCTATTTTGCAAAAATATGGAAGAATACTAACAGGGTGGGACAAGACTGCACTAACTTGCAAGAAGCTGCTCTTTTGTTTAAGAAAGCTGAGGAAATAGTGGACTCTGTTTTACACTTGGCTATAGAGGAAATAATAGCAAAACAAGCTGTTGGTGTCTGCCAAGTCTGTGGGCGAAAGGATAGTTTAGTAAATACAGATATTCTAAATGATCAGAAAACTGTAACtgtgcagctggaagcagaagaAATCCAGTCAGCTGTGCattcattaaaacattttaatgagaGCAGTGGAGGAGgctcattttcatttacaggAAATGAAATGCATGATACAAATAATCAAGATGAAACGATACCATCTTACATCCCTGCTAAAATTGACCTACATAGTGTACTGGCAttaaaagcaagagaaataaTTGATGAAGTTATTAACTCAGCCAAACAAAAACTGACATCCAATCAGTGGCAAGGCAGGGAGAGtgaaaagcattctgaaaaGATTGAGTGTAAACCTAAAGCTGAAAAGCCAGAGATTTTAAATCTGGATGGTAATTTATCTTCCAAAACACAGAAACTAATCAGAGAACCAGTAGGGAACACAGAAACTCAGAATATAAGTATAAACTGTGGAAAGGCAGTTTGCTCAGGTCCTCCTTTGCTTTCAAATAGTACAGAAAACAGCATAGATGGGCTCCAAGGAGATGAAGATATACCAAATAATGCATTTGCATGTCAAACAAATGGATTTCTATCTGCTGGTATTTCAGTGAGGCGAGAATCAACTCCTATGATACCAGCAAAAGAGGAACATGATAAAAAGGTGTATGAACATCTGGCTGCAGCAGAGATGTGCAGTAAAGCTGGATTATCAGCAACAAGTAGAAAATCTGACGTGTCTTTACATTTAATAAATAGAGATGCAGCTgttactgaagaaatatttctaccATTGCAGTTAAGTGATTCATGCAATAATGCAGATATGCCAGACCTCATGTTGCTGTCATATATAAATGGTAATTTGTCATCTTTTATGCCTGATGAAGAAAGTATCAGctcacaaagtgaaaacagagtCAAAAGGAGTCCTCACGGTTCTGTGGAAAGCAGTGCAGAGGGTAATCTGGATGAACACAGTGGAAGAGAGGCTGCAGAAATGTCTTCACAAGTAAAAGCAGCCTTAGAAGATTCAAAGGTAGGGGAGAGTGAAGAGGAACCTGCAGAGGGGGCAAGCGAAACACTTGTCAATATTGAGTTAAATGCACAGTTAATTGACTCTGAATTGCCTGCTACTGGAGAGCACAATGAAGGGAAAAACTACTTCAACTCAGTTTATGTCCAAAGTAAAGAGAATCTGAAAGAGTTGCAAATGAAGGATTCAGATGTGCAGAGAAATGATCAGCTTGAAGAAAATAGTCTGGACTGTAGGAATGACACGAAGGAATCGACAGATCTTTTAGGCTTTTCTCCACTAATTGAGCAATGGGAAAATAGTTCTTTTACAATCGTTTATGAAGGTGCCCTTCAAACCGAGAACAGATCTGTCTCTAATGATGTTATACAAACTAGCTCACTTTCTCCTTCTGATCTGTCTTTGGATAGTGTAGGTTATCTAATGTGTGaaagagcaaaaaataaaaatgagccCACCTGTTTTTATGGAAAGGATAACAAGTTGAATAAAGCTACGGAGGGCAATAGCTCAGAGTCATTTCTGAGTGTGGAAGCCAAACGCTATAGAATATATCCTTTCTCTTTGTCTCCAATATATGAAGACGACAGCTCCCATGAAGACTTGCTGTCTGCAGACATGTCACCAGAAGGCCATCCTAATGGAGTATCTAAAGATAACTCTGACCATACTTCTGTGTTGTCCCTTCTGCAATCAGTTTCTGAGCGCCTACAGTTGACTACTCAGTTCAGTaaagaggaagatgaggaggGAATGGAGGACGAGGATGCGGACCAGTCATCATGTGAAGGAAATGTGCTTGATGttgagagaggaggagaagaagaatgTCTTTCCAGTCAGTGGACAAGGAATCGAACACGAACCGTTCTGTCAAATGATAGAAATACATATCCATTACCTGAACAATcaccttttctttcaaaagagcAATTTGACTctaaggagcaaacagaagagtTTCAAGATGAGACTTCTCCTGGGCAAACATACTGCAACCCAGTTTCACAGAAAGCTGATACTACTCTAAATCATCCTCCTACGAGTGCATATTACCAGTACTTGAGATCTGCCAACAATTACTCCTCTGAGAAGGGAACAAGATTTGGAAACATTCTCCAGGATATATTGCAGCCAAAGATTCGTTGGTCCCAAGATCATGCCATGCCCAAACTGGGAGAATTGCCAGTGGTAAGATGTCACGTCAATGTTAATAACCAAAGTGGTTAGTCCCAGatcaaaatttctgttttgcctCATCTGTTTTCAGCCTCTCCCCTTCCTGGGTTAATTAGACTGTTTAAGAtcatagattttaaaaaaaacaaaaacaaaacataaaaaagtcTTCTGATagaataattgaaaaaatatattatttttttgttcacaCAGGTGAAAGATAGATGAAAGCAGTTTCTAATTGTAAAAGAGGAGATGTgaacagaaaatgtaatgaaaaagtATGCCTAATGGCAAGTCTATAAAATAGGAAGCAGGCTTCACTATATGAGGACATTTCAATCTGAAAATCATGACATTGCTTTTTGTATGAACATTGTTCTTTCACTCCGTCCAATTTTAAGATTAGTAGagctgtattttcaaaaatacataattaCCTGTTTAtggaattattttattctttcactgcaaaatctTACTTAAATTGCAGGTTGGTTAATGAATAATACAGCTGCTTCTTGTTAGCATTCCTTTTTAAGTGTATTTAAAGCAATGCAGATGAAGGAATGGAAACATTTCTTGTAATGTTTAGAAACTGAAAAGTCTATATAAACCAAATGTGCAACTGAAGAAGCAGGTCTTCTGGCATTGGGAATGCTTCATTTTGTGATGGGATCTGATTTGGCTTTGCCACTTTTAAGATGTGTAGTCTTTCTGTGCTTTCTATGCTTTGTGCTAATGTTGTGGATATTTATAGTTGTTTCTTGtgtctttttaatttcagaatctCGTTGACAGGGCAAGTCTCACATGCAATCCAAGACCAGGAAAGGTAAGTAGAACTTGGATGTTACGTGATTCAATAGATATACTATGATATACAGAACAATTTATTAtagcacatttttttaatgggaagtatctgacatttttctggttttcagtattttaatgtaTCATCTGCTTGTATGTGCTAACCGTAAGATTGTATGGTAAAAATACTGCCACTAGTAATTTTACTGTATTTCCTCATCTGctactgctgttttatttctatagAGTGCTTCATAAAACAATGGGCACAAAATGAGTAGTTTTTATTCCATGCAAAAAATTAACTGtctgtgctgtattttaaaatgggCCTTCATTCATATGTGTTGTGTGTTGTTTCAGATTATTATTTATGATATTCATGGTGACAAAAGTAAACAAGAAATTCATTCTGATGTGCTAGATGCCACATCCTGGATCTTTCCCATTGGAGCATTACTTAGGATAATTAGAGGATGGTAAGAAATCCAGGTCATATTTAAACAGAATCTTTTCAAAAGATTGCAtatgttttttcttatgtttttgtttctttatgatACACATCTGAACTGCAAGaatgtctttttatttctttataatcAGACTTCATACCAGTGAAATAAGCATAAAACAAGGTTTCACATGCTGCAGTACAAAAATATTGTTCCTCCTGGGAACTAACTTCAAACAGAAAGTTCCTAATGGAACCACAAGTAAGTTTAGATTTCTTGCTTACTGAGACAGTAAAGCAATAATCGTCACTAGAAGCACATGTATGCCAAAGAAaagactgttgtgtttttgttctttttttagttGAATTTCATTATAGATTAGATGTTGCAAAAGGACCATACAACATAGAGATTCAACTACTGCTTGTAATGTAGCATCTAAAAGATTGTGGATGCAGAAAGATATAGGGGTGCCTTAACGGTAGATTTGGCAACTGTCCACTTGTAAAACTGTAGTTCAAAATGAAGTAATAGTTTTACCTTGGAAAGCTGGGGACATTACCATATCAGCTGTTGCTTTGAAATTTATTTGGTGGTACATACAATGTATGTTTGGTTCTTGGCCATAGTAATGTATATAGCATTTATACAGTTTTGAGACATATttgattttgcatttcttcGTGTTCTAACAAAACATAGAATGCcattatttgtgtgtgtgtgttttatgcCTTATGTAGTACTTGAACATTCTTTGATATGTCAACTAGTGTGTTTGTTCTAGTAAAATAAGGCTTTTTATTTACATAGTTattgaattatatttttatacacaTCATATGTTAATGTTAGTCTACCTTCTGGAGGAAAAGAACTATATACTTTACTTAAAGCACATAAATGAAGTATTACATATCGTAAGTAAATGTGACTACTGAAGGAGAATGTAAGAAAGGGCTGATAATTTGTACCATAGAAACAGCTTAGTAATAAGCTTTCCAGTAAATGTGCTGTATAAGGACAGTCTTAGCAAACAGCAACAACTCAGTTCATGATTTCGTTATTACAGTTGGATTTTCTATGAGAAACCCAAATTCCAGGGTCAGAAATATGTACTAGAAGAAGGAGAGACTGTACTGGATCACCTTTGGGATCTTCCAGGTGTGAAACATCATCGAAGAAACCTCACAGTGGGTTCAATCAAACATGTAACAAAGGTATAGACTTTATTAACAATATAATCACTTACATAATAAATTTCTGTTGTCAGCAGTGGTGCATTACTAACAATCGACTATGTGTCTTTGCAGATTTTATTCAAATTTGTtgtgaaacacatttttcaCTTTCAAGGTAAATCCCAGGGCTTTAGTTGCTGAGTGTTTACTCTGTGCTATTAGCTTTTGCACTAAATTTATTCCTGAGTGTAATGAGCAGGTATAGAGTATCTTTTTTTGCCACTACCTTTGTCTGACTCAGCAACTTGTAGTTGTTCACCCATTCAGTTAACTGAAATTAAATGGAATCAGttcatactttttttaaataagtgctTATCTTAAGTTTAAATTACCTCCTGTGTCTGTATCGTTTCTCTTTTGGACATTAGCAATTGGGATTCCCATCCCATTTGTACAGCATGGCCTTCAGAAATTGTCACTGCCTCCAGCATTTTGTGTTACATGTAGATAGGTGGTACACCTAACAGCATCTAGCTCTATGTACAGCCAGAAGTTTAAAGggcattttctttaaaagatggGAATCAAATGtctaaaacaaaatacaatgcAGCCATTATTATTCAGTGAATGAGGAATACATTTACCAGATCTTGTGATTTAAGAAGAATTAATGCTCTTTTTGTTTAGTGTAACATTCCACTTATTCACTGTGCAACGATCCTTTATTGTGACTGAATTATCATTTGTATCACGATATGAAAGCGTTTCAGAAAAAGTGCtatttctctgttctctgctgGTATAcaagtcattttaaaattgatgACCTTTTAGTCATCAGTACAGCAGCATAATGTCATAATAACAAGTAGAAGTACTTCTTCATTCTCTTAAAGACTTAAAAATACATGAACTCAGAAGAAGCTGGCTGAGGGCATGAACAGTGAAGTTAATTTGTTTAGCTTGAGTAAATGTTAAAAGCATTTGACTAAATGGGATTTGAATAATGATTGATAATGTGGAAGATAGCTAAATAATGGAagaaattcagtaataatgtgTAGAGCTATGGTCTGATGCGTAGGAAAGCCTGATGTGTTTTGGGTATATAAGAAAGGCCTTGCATAGGAGAGACAATGGTGTTAGTTCCGTCTTGCTGGATAAAAATATCTGTAGTAGAGCTAAGTAGGCTGAGTGTTGTTCTTcttccagtatgtttttcatttgtatgaACACAGATGGAAAGCTTCCTTACAGTGTCCTGTTTTAATAATCAAAACTATTTCTCATGTCACTTAAATGTCCAGTAGGTTGTTTGGGTGGACTTATTTAGAAGTACCTAGTGGTGTATGCAACTACTGTGGGTATAGATTTCACTGATCAAGGTTTTATTCTCTGAACCTCAATTTGCAAATTCTCCTTTTTTGAGGTTACACATCAGCTACTGTGGAACTTGTTTTAAAAGGTAGTTTACCATTGTACaacttttttaaatttattttttgtgaaaaatataGGCTTTGGTTTTCAATGACAGATAAACTGTTTGTCTTTTCAGCAGCTTAGGTGTGTGATCACCAAGATCACGTGTtttactgtcattctccataGCCTAAGCAGCCCATTAGCTTTTCCCCTGCCAAGTTGGATTATACTGGCTGTATGTCTAGGCTATCTGGCTTGTCTTCTGATTCTTCTGGTGGCTTTTTTATGGTAAATGTTTAGGGGCTGTTCAGATGCCCAGAGGTAGCAGGTTTGAAAGCTGGGTAGATATTTGAGAAGAACATGACTTacaaagaatagaaaaacagatgtttacTAAAGAAACTGTAGGAGGAatgcttaatttttattttttttaattNNNNNNNNNNNNNNNNNNNNNNNNNNNNNNNNNNNNNNNNNNNNNNNNNNNNNNNNNNNNNNNNNNNNNNNNNNNNNNNNNNNNNNNNNNNNNNNNNNNNTTTTCCTCCTTTTTGGAACCTCAGTAGATCTTTGTGTTGGACGGAGATTTCTTTGAAGAAATGAGAATGAGGATGTTCAagtgtttcctttttccattaCTGATTCAGCCATCATGTGTCTCTTAGAGCATTTATGATCGTTCTGTGCAatataaaactgcattttttctcaACGTTACCATACCTGCCAGGTTCAGTGCAAAGTTGAAAGGTAATAGAGTGACAGAAAGACTCTCTGAGACCCTTTGATCTTGACAACCCACACAATGTGATGCGCTGTTGCTTCTTTGCTACATATTTatgaattttcttaaaaatatgcCTGATCACATATAAAACTGTATCGCGTATTTAATTGAAACATTAAGAAGTCACTTATGCATGCAAAGTGCTGCCTTTTACATCTCCTCTTTACAAACAAGGAATAATCAAGGCAATGTGTGGATCTGAATTCTTTCTAGCTTTGCCTCTGGTACTCGGGACACAAGTCCCTGGGAATTTTGTGTCTTTAAACCTGTAGTTACTTGCAGGTACATTGAGATTCAGCATGGCCTGATGACTCCTGGGCAATTTTTCTGCTAAACAGTGGATTTCTAAGATCAGGTTGTAAATGTAATGGATCCATCTTTTATCCTTGCAAACTGTAGTAATATGCACCTTGTTTTTTTATGTACTAATGAGAAAAATAGTCTGCTATGAAAAATTAGACATAGCAGATCAGTGGCATTGCTTAGTTGTCTGCAGGAAGGCATTCTGGTGTGATAATACAAGGAATGGTAGCATTGTATTTCAGTGCCTCCTTAAAAAAGCTATCCAAATGCCTTGCTGTTTCTCCTAGAAAACAGGTCGTCGCTTTGAAGCTGTAACtatgaaataactttttgttAACAGTAAGCCATAATAATGCTGATTCAAAATATTTGTCCTGTAGATAACATTTCTTATGTGAAGTTGGATCTAAAAAATAGAACTTCCAAATGATTGCTCTCCTTATCATTTGTCATCTATTTCTTTAAATCTTTCTGGCTTGCCTCATTTCTGTTGCACAGAAATCCTTACAAATTGTGCTCCTAAActttctgttctgctccttTTAACTTGATCTACGTCAGAGgacctgcctt is a genomic window of Meleagris gallopavo isolate NT-WF06-2002-E0010 breed Aviagen turkey brand Nicholas breeding stock chromosome 1, Turkey_5.1, whole genome shotgun sequence containing:
- the LOC104913878 gene encoding very large A-kinase anchor protein-like produces the protein MRLWTTDIYNGHSENKGSEAINLKSNQKESTTLPALLKVYPNEEKNHSTEELSKSDIQEELKKANSLPSLTPGNKAADKDKQPREGFFQFLGSLFNLATKSSLVDSKPSACQDEPNRCEKDLQNTNTLTEGTQPQHPKTEEPVCSTARIKEDSVNKDDMILNNIGKDSSQDQQGGRKRSADVKKQIQRKPQAPAVTYATYRGSARIRQLLKSQSEKTEEGEESTENRNASVIKENGEIQTVVTPKSEHLTKENGEDDDKDHEDDVIVNSSTVKMELKKSGEAQHYLHSNKHEIMPNASASPTGSSSGVDLKHTPALEANKVKRTYSQDSLLSSSRNIEIATNSTHQINNAPSAVDSLFGKEYVLLGETEAQFQMNKNATSNCENEIHCSDHSYQQSAEKMQDDKVNKELQLSKGEYCCNHQINNHSELTSNVQTYHSSTTFQQQTGEHAGSANKDSDPRKSDAQKIVAAAKREQNPQNFLATVLLPLDEQTCTSLSMESRGEECIVTGNLTASKLNLKNDKGTTVDQVTCNEELNEFGKPMHVQKEHQLNLVENSKDTAAPQHLSCQEKKKVLSEAAVENFALSCTRGCENVKSNLDQLTESLSVSFESSFETVDCYSASLHPDCKSVNKTIVKRGVGSKDKIDTVSTPDLECEKSKSFKTVDMSLSENSTPTHGTVSHKTVQDILEKSLVTLAEDNTSKAAPCPFVSTGRTDDTTPAASKINEAGMNEMALAPFESKNCISELSSHISKSQEKNLEVSDSVLGCEGKPLTDHFSVISQKDIVSAPPTSCENRHINISSEVESNNKHGISSPVLYSSSDNQGKVPSPAAISENGQVARWSAASKQDGCVLVTAECKRIIPENGMTETLCSEDLRASCPSISLEPEFTPAVLHHFTSEVNVQDFCIPRSPSPTQESKEGSKLSISALKTSGIAQEDCSSSGHRVGVEAEDLSSAQQADDSVLAEAVLSPVCPLKRASKSKCTEVCKNAVQEVNLCNQTTSTSEACSETGEQTAAAAIESNDLYFAKIWKNTNRVGQDCTNLQEAALLFKKAEEIVDSVLHLAIEEIIAKQAVGVCQVCGRKDSLVNTDILNDQKTVTVQLEAEEIQSAVHSLKHFNESSGGGSFSFTGNEMHDTNNQDETIPSYIPAKIDLHSVLALKAREIIDEVINSAKQKLTSNQWQGRESEKHSEKIECKPKAEKPEILNLDGNLSSKTQKLIREPVGNTETQNISINCGKAVCSGPPLLSNSTENSIDGLQGDEDIPNNAFACQTNGFLSAGISVRRESTPMIPAKEEHDKKVYEHLAAAEMCSKAGLSATSRKSDVSLHLINRDAAVTEEIFLPLQLSDSCNNADMPDLMLLSYINGNLSSFMPDEESISSQSENRVKRSPHGSVESSAEGNLDEHSGREAAEMSSQVKAALEDSKVGESEEEPAEGASETLVNIELNAQLIDSELPATGEHNEGKNYFNSVYVQSKENLKELQMKDSDVQRNDQLEENSLDCRNDTKESTDLLGFSPLIEQWENSSFTIVYEGALQTENRSVSNDVIQTSSLSPSDLSLDSVGYLMCERAKNKNEPTCFYGKDNKLNKATEGNSSESFLSVEAKRYRIYPFSLSPIYEDDSSHEDLLSADMSPEGHPNGVSKDNSDHTSVLSLLQSVSERLQLTTQFSKEEDEEGMEDEDADQSSCEGNVLDVERGGEEECLSSQWTRNRTRTVLSNDRNTYPLPEQSPFLSKEQFDSKEQTEEFQDETSPGQTYCNPVSQKADTTLNHPPTSAYYQYLRSANNYSSEKGTRFGNILQDILQPKIRWSQDHAMPKLGELPVNLVDRASLTCNPRPGKIIIYDIHGDKSKQEIHSDVLDATSWIFPIGALLRIIRGCWIFYEKPKFQGQKYVLEEGETVLDHLWDLPGVKHHRRNLTVGSIKHVTKV